Proteins encoded in a region of the Phoenix dactylifera cultivar Barhee BC4 chromosome 3, palm_55x_up_171113_PBpolish2nd_filt_p, whole genome shotgun sequence genome:
- the LOC120110214 gene encoding uncharacterized protein LOC120110214 produces MMAEEGRGAPHGVLLAVVVGVVVAVPFLLGDGGEALLEAISELVTPAGLLLLPVTLILVIRFLSSDRGTAFSDIFSFGSPDSIHRVGGSPIGVALVLLLLLFLLYNRISLFGGDDEGILKRRSNSSVMQSFIILSCKTFK; encoded by the exons ATGATGGCGGAGGAAGGAAGAGGAGCGCCGCACGGTGTGCTATTAGCAGTGGTGGTAGGAGTGGTGGTGGCAGTGCCGTTCCTCCTTGGCGACGGCGGCGAAGCACTGTTAGAAGCTATCTCCGAACTCGTAACTCCCGCGGGGCTTCTACTCCTCCCAGTTACTCTCATACTTGTAATCAGGTTCTTGTCGTCGGACCGCGGCACCGCCTTCTCCGACATCTTCTCCTTCGGCTCCCCGGACTCCATCCACCGCGTCGGCGGGTCTCCTATCGGCGTCGCGCTCGTcttgctcctcctcctcttcctcctctacaACCGCATCTCCCTCTTCGGCGGCGACGATGAGG GTATACTCAAACGAAGAAGCAACTCTTCTGTCATGCAGTCTTTCATCATCCTTTCCTGCAAGACATTCAAATGA